One stretch of Pyxidicoccus trucidator DNA includes these proteins:
- a CDS encoding polysaccharide deacetylase family protein translates to MNLLPFAGVRRPPVPLPGTHRVAAPAPSRKPWRRALPWLAAVFLVACKGSAPAPAASAPAPETKPAAPVAAPALQAPDAGPTAVTPVKDDTAAREELAGILTRYRQNIVLAADEDTLDEDTRERASVIGRMLFDENRHALEALGERLGGALTSGAEPGPVTAFLDWLEKDAELHDADKLAFKDTLADLHDALTALSPAPAWKAPLLARLEDDQRALQTIRSLYEKEMQAVFGRFDTRGMTMRREAWEAYLAFLKGRFTRESILQSFEETLGSLGGGMRGKGPRKEDPNIITGNTLPPKTLVLTFDDGPHPKHTASILATLEKFGVKSIFFEVGQNVAVRTKNAGDAGTLTRTEASAYSERILQAGHMLANHSLTHAFLPKLSDERLTREIDESKRIIEEVTNSQIALFRPPYGARNEKVHAALAARKLKAYLWNVDSLDWSDPIPTSIANRVVQQVEANGRGVILLHDVHSQTAEALPLILETLQARGYRFALWDGTTVVGDAADGGTPPAPTPTPGDLYRESWAVVIGINAYQKWPKLSYAVNDAEGVRDLLVRKYRFKPENVTVLLDAQATRERILSVLGDALADPAKVQREDRVFVFFAGHGITRRLPNGKSLGYIVPVDADTSNYQSTAISMTNFQDISEAMPAKHAFFVMDACYSGLALTRGGAPAGADVRKYLQEVTRRSVRQVLTAGGADEQVADQGPNGHSIFTWTLLQGMEGQADLNADGYVTASELAAYVGPTVSSLSRQTPAFGSMPGSEGGEFVFELSREGEFLSESSEQLDTEAITLNAELERVRSEIAAKTARNEALARELAEAKSQLSRLQDAGTTSAVATTPVPPATPAEEARRRSDRGMTLYREKRYDEALAEFQAAARLDPTDAQATNNVGFVHFRRGEYAEAVKWLEKTLVLDPQRAVAFLNLGDAYDKLGKGADAAKAYGRYLALLPDGPAAVTVKEKLVRLGR, encoded by the coding sequence ATGAACCTCCTGCCCTTCGCTGGCGTCCGCCGGCCCCCCGTCCCGCTCCCTGGCACCCACCGCGTCGCGGCTCCGGCTCCCAGCCGGAAGCCCTGGCGCCGCGCCCTGCCCTGGCTTGCCGCCGTCTTCCTCGTCGCCTGCAAGGGCTCCGCGCCCGCGCCAGCCGCCTCGGCTCCGGCTCCCGAGACGAAGCCCGCCGCGCCCGTGGCCGCTCCCGCGCTCCAGGCGCCGGACGCGGGCCCCACCGCCGTCACGCCCGTGAAGGACGACACGGCCGCGCGCGAGGAGCTGGCCGGCATCCTCACCCGCTACCGGCAGAACATCGTCCTCGCCGCGGACGAGGACACGCTGGACGAGGACACCCGCGAGCGCGCGTCCGTCATCGGCCGCATGCTCTTCGACGAGAACCGGCACGCGCTGGAGGCCCTCGGCGAGCGGCTCGGCGGCGCGCTGACGTCCGGCGCCGAGCCTGGCCCCGTCACCGCGTTCCTGGACTGGCTGGAGAAGGACGCCGAGCTGCACGACGCCGACAAGCTCGCCTTCAAGGACACGCTGGCGGACCTGCACGACGCGCTCACCGCCCTGTCCCCCGCGCCCGCGTGGAAGGCGCCGCTGCTCGCCCGCCTCGAGGACGACCAGCGCGCGCTCCAGACCATCCGGTCGCTCTACGAGAAGGAGATGCAGGCCGTCTTCGGCCGCTTCGACACCCGGGGCATGACGATGCGCCGCGAGGCCTGGGAGGCGTACCTCGCCTTCCTCAAGGGCCGCTTCACGCGCGAGTCCATCCTCCAGTCCTTCGAGGAGACGCTGGGCTCGCTGGGCGGGGGCATGCGCGGCAAGGGCCCGCGCAAGGAGGACCCGAACATCATCACCGGCAACACGCTGCCGCCGAAGACGCTGGTCCTCACCTTCGACGACGGCCCGCACCCGAAGCACACCGCCTCCATCCTCGCCACGCTGGAGAAGTTCGGCGTGAAGTCCATCTTCTTCGAGGTGGGGCAGAACGTCGCCGTGCGCACGAAGAACGCGGGCGACGCGGGCACGCTCACCCGCACGGAGGCGTCCGCGTACTCGGAGCGCATCCTCCAGGCGGGGCACATGCTCGCCAACCACTCGCTGACGCATGCCTTCCTGCCCAAGCTCAGCGACGAGCGGCTCACCCGGGAAATCGACGAGTCGAAGCGCATCATCGAGGAGGTGACGAACAGCCAGATTGCCCTCTTCCGCCCGCCCTACGGCGCGCGCAACGAGAAGGTGCACGCGGCGCTCGCGGCCCGGAAGCTCAAGGCGTACCTGTGGAACGTGGACTCGCTCGACTGGAGCGACCCCATCCCCACCTCCATCGCCAACCGCGTGGTGCAGCAGGTGGAGGCCAACGGGCGCGGCGTCATCCTCCTCCACGACGTGCACAGCCAGACGGCGGAGGCGCTCCCGCTCATCCTGGAGACGCTCCAGGCCCGGGGCTACCGCTTCGCCCTCTGGGACGGCACCACGGTGGTCGGCGATGCGGCGGACGGCGGCACGCCCCCCGCGCCCACCCCCACGCCCGGCGACCTCTACCGCGAGAGCTGGGCGGTGGTCATCGGCATCAACGCGTACCAGAAGTGGCCGAAGCTCTCCTACGCGGTGAACGACGCGGAGGGCGTGCGGGACTTGCTGGTGCGCAAGTACCGCTTCAAGCCGGAGAACGTCACCGTGCTGCTGGACGCGCAGGCCACGCGCGAGCGCATCCTCTCCGTGCTGGGGGACGCGCTGGCGGACCCGGCGAAGGTGCAGCGCGAGGACCGCGTCTTCGTCTTCTTCGCGGGCCACGGCATCACCCGCCGCCTGCCCAACGGGAAGAGCCTCGGCTACATCGTCCCGGTGGACGCGGACACGTCCAACTACCAGAGCACGGCCATCTCGATGACCAACTTCCAGGACATCAGCGAGGCCATGCCCGCCAAGCACGCCTTCTTCGTCATGGACGCCTGCTACAGCGGGCTGGCGCTGACGCGCGGCGGGGCACCGGCGGGCGCGGACGTGCGCAAGTACCTCCAGGAGGTGACGCGCCGGAGCGTGCGCCAGGTCCTCACCGCGGGCGGCGCCGACGAGCAGGTGGCGGACCAGGGCCCCAACGGCCACTCCATCTTCACCTGGACGCTGCTGCAGGGAATGGAGGGACAGGCGGACCTCAACGCCGACGGCTACGTCACCGCGTCCGAGTTGGCTGCCTACGTGGGCCCCACCGTGTCCTCACTGTCGCGGCAGACGCCCGCCTTCGGCAGCATGCCCGGCAGCGAGGGCGGCGAGTTCGTCTTCGAGCTGTCCCGCGAGGGCGAGTTCCTCAGCGAGAGCTCCGAGCAGCTCGACACCGAGGCCATCACCCTCAACGCCGAGCTGGAGCGCGTGCGCTCCGAAATCGCCGCGAAGACGGCGCGCAACGAGGCCCTGGCGCGCGAGCTGGCGGAGGCGAAGAGCCAGCTGTCCCGCCTGCAGGACGCCGGCACCACGAGCGCCGTGGCGACCACGCCGGTGCCGCCCGCCACGCCCGCGGAGGAGGCCCGCCGCCGCAGCGACCGGGGCATGACGCTCTACCGCGAGAAGCGCTACGACGAGGCCCTGGCCGAGTTCCAGGCCGCCGCGCGCCTGGACCCGACGGATGCGCAGGCCACCAACAACGTGGGCTTCGTCCACTTCCGCCGCGGCGAGTATGCCGAGGCGGTGAAGTGGCTGGAGAAGACGCTCGTGCTGGACCCGCAGCGCGCCGTGGCCTTCCTCAACCTGGGGGACGCGTACGACAAGCTGGGCAAGGGCGCGGACGCGGCGAAGGCCTACGGGCGCTACCTGGCGTTGCTGCCGGACGGCCCCGCCGCCGTCACCGTGAAGGAGAAGCTGGTGCGACTGGGCCGCTGA
- a CDS encoding AAA family ATPase — translation MHTSSRQGLGPPAVFVGRAEEVQRLGSMLRRVRTGVVYGLPGVGKSALAAAVAARYRGPVVHRRIRPGDTLDAVVDDVRRLLREAPVAQALSDASRLEDLARELEARRALCVLDDLHGLKPEERAALLEEVGGRLRQGALLATSREAVPRRTTSPDRFELRLDGLPEPAARALWEQLDSLYGTREGFDSAWARSRGLPFLLRRAHADDAGDEEPVRAALAALPGDERRLAAVLALSELPLPARALQGVLPGSDSPTGGATASGATTGGATASGATASGSGDVLRRLAARLLVETDAQGRHGVHDLVREALTSLLNPDEVRAAHEALLALLAREPLPTVVRVRAMCRHLQALGRDAERAAFIVEQAEPLVRHGAAAELLSLLDSLPAEPRPPGVRLARARALVRLLDLRHALTELRELRASLETAPSGGDDALREDVGTVLVRVALFSLELDTCERTLGSMPMPRAPEVFLQQLLAWAALRFFQDRMAESLEMVDGAAAASEDRRVLGWCAYARVLMLWIEGRDSELAEPLARCMSLLEGTPLDSRGPMVTALSAGILSRLGRFTEAETALSNARERLGQLGAPRLALELDCIAAWCRADRGERRAALAELRETEARAEHAGYLFIRHLSRVAAGRMLLELGRRAEGLALLDVVESDARARGASGLARAAEVARASDVKRQVALPVTVEPREVRPGVAARQRALAALQAAAQGDSVRVTGLLASLEPLARGEDFALERALGHLSRALLHQRAERGAEAQAALEAAAREAAEGEVDPELIPELARALAPSPAAAPGDPRPGLDASAGAPDAVVVDARQHELRVAGRTVSLAKRALPRRLLYALARQPGRTLSKEECVRAMWDTDHDPRLHDNSLRVHVSYLRELLEGTGTRVVFEDPGYRLDASEGFSFIRDEPDAA, via the coding sequence ATGCACACGTCGTCTCGTCAGGGCCTGGGGCCCCCCGCTGTCTTCGTGGGCCGTGCCGAGGAGGTGCAGCGCCTGGGCAGCATGCTGCGGCGTGTCCGGACGGGCGTCGTCTACGGCCTGCCCGGTGTAGGCAAGTCCGCGCTGGCGGCGGCCGTGGCCGCGCGCTACCGGGGCCCCGTCGTGCACCGCCGCATCCGTCCCGGTGACACGCTGGACGCGGTGGTGGACGACGTGCGCCGCCTGCTGCGCGAAGCCCCCGTCGCGCAGGCCCTGTCGGATGCGTCACGCCTGGAGGACCTGGCGCGCGAACTGGAGGCACGCCGCGCGCTGTGCGTGCTGGACGACCTGCATGGACTGAAGCCCGAGGAGCGCGCCGCGCTGCTGGAGGAGGTGGGCGGGCGCCTGCGGCAGGGGGCGCTGCTGGCCACCTCTCGCGAGGCGGTGCCCCGACGCACCACCAGCCCGGACCGCTTCGAGCTTCGCCTGGACGGCCTGCCGGAGCCCGCCGCCCGCGCCCTGTGGGAGCAACTGGACTCGCTGTACGGCACGCGCGAGGGCTTTGACTCCGCGTGGGCCCGCTCCCGGGGACTGCCCTTCCTCCTGCGCCGCGCACATGCCGATGACGCGGGCGACGAGGAGCCGGTGCGCGCGGCGCTGGCGGCGCTGCCCGGGGATGAGAGACGGCTGGCGGCGGTGCTGGCGCTCAGCGAGCTGCCGCTGCCGGCGCGGGCGCTCCAGGGCGTGCTACCTGGGAGTGACTCGCCCACGGGTGGCGCTACCGCGAGTGGCGCTACCACGGGTGGCGCTACCGCGAGTGGCGCTACCGCGAGTGGCTCTGGCGACGTGCTGCGGCGGCTGGCGGCGAGGCTGCTGGTGGAGACGGACGCGCAGGGCCGGCACGGCGTCCACGACCTGGTGCGCGAGGCGCTCACGTCGCTGCTCAATCCGGACGAGGTGCGCGCCGCGCACGAGGCGCTGCTGGCGCTGCTCGCGCGCGAGCCCCTGCCCACCGTGGTGCGCGTGCGCGCGATGTGCCGCCACCTCCAGGCGCTCGGCCGTGACGCGGAGCGCGCGGCCTTCATCGTCGAGCAGGCGGAGCCGCTGGTGCGGCACGGTGCCGCCGCGGAGCTGCTCTCCTTGCTCGACTCCCTGCCCGCGGAGCCGCGCCCGCCCGGGGTGCGCCTGGCCCGTGCGCGCGCGCTGGTGCGCCTGCTCGACCTGCGTCACGCCCTGACGGAGCTGCGGGAGCTGCGCGCCTCGCTGGAGACCGCGCCGTCCGGCGGCGACGACGCGCTCCGGGAGGACGTGGGCACGGTGCTGGTGCGCGTGGCGCTCTTCTCGCTGGAGCTGGACACGTGTGAGCGGACGCTCGGGTCCATGCCCATGCCGCGCGCGCCGGAGGTCTTCCTCCAGCAGTTGCTGGCCTGGGCCGCGCTGCGCTTCTTCCAGGACCGGATGGCCGAGTCCCTGGAGATGGTGGATGGCGCGGCGGCCGCGTCGGAGGACCGGCGGGTGCTGGGCTGGTGCGCGTATGCCCGCGTGCTGATGCTCTGGATTGAGGGCCGCGACAGCGAGCTGGCGGAGCCGCTGGCCCGGTGCATGTCCCTGCTGGAGGGCACGCCGCTCGACTCGCGGGGGCCGATGGTGACGGCCCTGTCCGCGGGCATCCTCAGCCGGCTGGGGCGCTTCACGGAGGCGGAGACCGCGCTGTCGAACGCGCGCGAGCGGCTGGGGCAGCTCGGCGCCCCCCGGCTGGCGCTGGAGCTGGACTGCATCGCCGCGTGGTGCCGGGCGGACCGGGGCGAGCGCCGGGCCGCGCTCGCCGAGCTGCGGGAGACGGAGGCCCGGGCCGAGCACGCGGGCTACCTCTTCATCCGTCACCTCTCCCGCGTCGCCGCCGGACGCATGCTGCTGGAGCTGGGCCGGCGCGCGGAGGGGCTGGCGCTGCTGGACGTGGTGGAGTCCGACGCCCGGGCCCGGGGCGCGAGCGGCCTGGCCCGCGCGGCGGAGGTGGCGCGCGCCTCGGACGTGAAGCGGCAGGTGGCGCTGCCCGTCACCGTGGAGCCGCGCGAGGTGCGCCCGGGAGTGGCCGCACGTCAGCGTGCGCTCGCCGCGCTCCAGGCCGCGGCGCAGGGCGACAGCGTGCGAGTCACGGGGCTGCTCGCCTCGCTGGAGCCGCTGGCGCGCGGAGAGGACTTCGCGCTGGAGCGCGCGCTGGGCCACCTGTCGCGGGCCCTGCTCCACCAGCGGGCCGAGCGGGGCGCGGAGGCCCAGGCGGCGCTGGAGGCCGCGGCGCGCGAAGCCGCGGAGGGCGAGGTGGACCCGGAGCTGATTCCGGAGCTGGCCCGCGCGCTGGCCCCATCCCCGGCGGCGGCGCCAGGGGACCCGAGGCCCGGCCTGGACGCCTCCGCTGGCGCGCCAGACGCGGTGGTGGTGGACGCGCGCCAGCACGAGCTGCGTGTCGCGGGGCGCACCGTGTCCCTGGCGAAGCGGGCCCTCCCGCGTCGGCTGCTGTACGCGCTGGCCCGGCAGCCGGGACGCACGCTGTCGAAGGAGGAGTGCGTGCGCGCCATGTGGGACACGGACCATGACCCACGCCTGCACGACAACTCGCTGCGCGTCCACGTGAGCTACCTGCGCGAGCTGCTGGAGGGCACCGGCACGCGGGTGGTGTTCGAGGACCCCGGCTACCGGCTGGACGCGTCGGAGGGCTTCTCCTTCATCCGGGACGAGCCCGACGCGGCCTGA
- a CDS encoding DUF1206 domain-containing protein, protein MATGTLRGPDLQRMTHAGRQAGRSGVELAARVGYASRAVVYAVIGVLALMLAAGEGGRATDTHGAVEEVARQPFGSVLLVVLGVGLLAFAVWRFVQAVMDVEGKGRSGKGVVTRVVLGISGVIHAGLALFAFNLLRGRGGGGGDGTKSLTAELLSRPFGQVLVALVGVAVIGFAVHQFKQATTGKMLEKLSLTGLAARQRTWVERISKAGALARSVVFLLVGTFFLQAAVQADPGEAGGLGEALETLASQPFGPWLLGLVALGLVAYAVYQLLEARYRRIATP, encoded by the coding sequence ATGGCGACGGGAACACTGCGCGGGCCCGACCTGCAACGCATGACGCACGCGGGACGGCAGGCAGGCAGGAGCGGTGTGGAGCTGGCGGCCCGGGTGGGCTACGCGTCCCGCGCGGTCGTCTACGCGGTGATTGGAGTGCTGGCCCTGATGCTCGCGGCGGGCGAGGGAGGCCGCGCCACGGACACGCACGGCGCGGTGGAGGAAGTGGCGCGCCAGCCCTTCGGCTCGGTGCTGCTGGTGGTGCTGGGCGTGGGCCTGCTGGCCTTCGCTGTCTGGCGCTTCGTGCAGGCGGTGATGGACGTGGAGGGCAAGGGCCGCTCCGGCAAGGGCGTGGTGACGCGCGTCGTGCTCGGCATCAGCGGAGTGATTCACGCCGGCCTCGCGCTGTTCGCCTTCAACCTGCTGCGCGGGCGTGGCGGCGGTGGAGGCGACGGCACGAAGAGCCTGACGGCGGAGCTGCTGTCGCGGCCCTTCGGCCAGGTGTTGGTGGCCCTGGTGGGCGTGGCGGTGATTGGCTTCGCCGTGCACCAGTTCAAGCAGGCGACGACGGGGAAGATGCTGGAGAAGCTGAGCCTGACGGGCCTGGCCGCGCGCCAGCGCACCTGGGTGGAGCGCATCAGCAAGGCCGGCGCACTGGCCCGCTCGGTGGTGTTCCTGCTGGTGGGCACCTTCTTCCTCCAGGCCGCCGTGCAGGCGGACCCGGGCGAGGCGGGTGGCCTCGGCGAGGCGCTGGAGACACTGGCGTCGCAGCCGTTCGGCCCGTGGCTGCTGGGGCTGGTGGCGCTGGGGCTGGTGGCGTACGCCGTCTACCAGCTCCTGGAGGCGCGCTACCGCCGCATCGCAACGCCGTGA
- a CDS encoding TIGR02452 family protein: MSLKGLAEETVGITHRGEYVAPSGRPVSFRDAVEHAMQGTALYRPGDFKRLPQPERLVGQGPPRIEVTSEKTGAASRRLVEKEGVTDAVALNFASAKNPGGGFLGGAKAQEEDLARCSALYACLLTQREYYDANRAQHSPLYTDHLIYSPEVPFFRDEGLTLLEQPFSVSVITAPAPNAGAAAKNAPHLLPQVPGVLQARALKVLQVAAHEGHRTLVLGAWGCGAFRNDPHDAAEAFAQALDAFPGVFERVVFAVWERGGDGPNLRAFRERFG, encoded by the coding sequence ATGTCGCTGAAGGGACTCGCAGAGGAGACGGTGGGAATCACGCACCGGGGGGAGTACGTGGCGCCGTCCGGGCGGCCCGTCTCGTTCCGGGACGCGGTGGAGCACGCCATGCAGGGCACGGCGCTCTACCGGCCGGGTGACTTCAAGCGGCTGCCACAGCCCGAGCGCCTCGTGGGCCAGGGCCCGCCCCGCATCGAGGTGACGTCGGAGAAGACGGGCGCCGCGTCGCGCCGGTTGGTGGAGAAGGAGGGCGTGACGGACGCCGTCGCGCTCAACTTCGCCTCGGCGAAGAACCCGGGCGGCGGCTTCCTGGGCGGGGCGAAGGCCCAGGAGGAGGACCTGGCGCGCTGCTCGGCGCTGTACGCGTGCCTCCTCACTCAGCGCGAGTACTACGACGCCAATCGCGCGCAGCACTCGCCGCTGTACACGGACCACCTCATCTACTCACCCGAGGTGCCCTTCTTCCGGGACGAGGGGCTCACGCTCCTGGAGCAGCCCTTCTCCGTGTCCGTCATCACCGCGCCCGCGCCCAATGCCGGAGCGGCCGCGAAGAACGCTCCGCACCTGCTCCCCCAGGTCCCCGGGGTGCTCCAGGCGCGGGCGCTCAAGGTGCTCCAGGTGGCGGCGCACGAGGGCCACCGCACGCTGGTGCTGGGCGCGTGGGGCTGCGGCGCCTTCCGGAACGACCCGCACGACGCGGCGGAGGCCTTTGCCCAGGCCCTGGACGCGTTCCCCGGCGTGTTCGAGCGGGTGGTGTTCGCGGTGTGGGAGCGCGGGGGAGATGGACCCAACCTGCGTGCCTTCCGCGAGCGCTTCGGCTGA
- a CDS encoding OsmC family protein yields MSGQEHRYAVALKWTGNTGAGTTSYRGYERAHELSVEGKPVIPGSSDPAFRGDPKRWNPEELLVASLAACHKLWYLNLCATAGVVVTDYVDAAEGLMSESADGGGRFTRVVLRPRVTITAGSDREKAQALHHEAHAKCFIANSVNFPVLHEPTTMVEPGRG; encoded by the coding sequence ATGTCGGGACAGGAGCATCGCTACGCGGTGGCGTTGAAGTGGACTGGCAACACGGGCGCGGGGACCACGAGCTACCGTGGCTACGAGCGCGCGCATGAGCTGAGCGTGGAGGGCAAGCCCGTGATTCCGGGCTCGTCGGACCCGGCCTTCCGCGGAGACCCGAAGCGGTGGAACCCCGAGGAGCTGCTCGTGGCCTCGCTGGCCGCGTGTCACAAGCTCTGGTACCTGAACCTGTGCGCCACCGCGGGCGTGGTGGTGACGGACTACGTGGACGCGGCCGAGGGCCTCATGTCCGAGAGCGCGGATGGCGGCGGCCGCTTCACTCGAGTGGTGCTGCGGCCCCGAGTCACCATCACCGCCGGCTCGGACCGGGAGAAGGCGCAGGCGCTCCACCACGAGGCGCATGCGAAGTGCTTCATCGCGAACTCGGTCAACTTCCCCGTCCTGCACGAGCCCACGACGATGGTGGAACCCGGGCGCGGGTAG